A genomic segment from Thermostichus lividus PCC 6715 encodes:
- a CDS encoding DUF309 domain-containing protein: MHLSDPLQQAIAQFNSGQYYACHDTLEVLWLEATEPDRTFYQGLLQIAVACYHASRSNSRGAILLLGEGTRRLQQCDPAHYGLDLKALIAAAMTLQAQLHAQAPPSIVLHIDRLN, encoded by the coding sequence ATGCATTTATCTGACCCCCTACAGCAAGCGATCGCCCAATTCAACAGCGGCCAATACTATGCGTGCCACGACACCCTCGAAGTGCTGTGGTTAGAGGCTACCGAACCCGATCGCACCTTTTATCAAGGTCTGCTGCAGATTGCTGTTGCCTGTTACCATGCTAGCCGCAGTAACTCCCGGGGGGCAATTTTACTTCTAGGGGAAGGAACCCGCCGCCTGCAACAGTGCGACCCCGCCCATTATGGCCTTGACTTAAAAGCATTGATAGCTGCCGCCATGACCTTACAGGCCCAGCTTCACGCCCAAGCACCGCCCTCCATAGTGCTGCACATTGACCGATTGAATTAG
- the tnpA gene encoding IS200/IS605 family transposase: MNWRVSFPPRMSEVVNILKGYSSRHLRMEFPWLKQLYQKDPLWARSFYWGTCGHVSAQTVKRYIEECQG; this comes from the coding sequence TTGAACTGGCGCGTTTCCTTCCCGCCTAGAATGTCAGAAGTCGTGAACATCCTGAAAGGCTACAGTTCACGGCATCTTAGGATGGAGTTTCCCTGGCTGAAGCAGCTCTACCAAAAAGATCCGCTTTGGGCCAGGTCGTTTTATTGGGGAACCTGTGGCCATGTGTCGGCTCAAACCGTTAAGCGCTATATCGAGGAGTGCCAGGGTTGA
- a CDS encoding GTP-binding protein, with protein sequence MTTNGNPTVPVTVLTGYLGAGKTTLLNRILTYEHGKNVAVIVKMPMNTMTPLAPSPLLPKAS encoded by the coding sequence ATGACAACTAACGGCAATCCCACCGTTCCCGTGACGGTACTGACAGGGTACCTCGGAGCAGGTAAAACCACCCTTCTGAATCGGATCTTGACCTACGAACACGGCAAGAACGTTGCTGTGATTGTGAAGATGCCCATGAACACGATGACACCGTTGGCTCCGTCTCCATTGTTGCCCAAGGCGAGCTAG
- a CDS encoding zinc ribbon domain-containing protein: MLHVYTTYKGKWYGAAVQFIEGWFPSTKLCWDCGSLNDNLTLSDREWTCPSCGRQHVRDVTAAWNILQEAVRLLLGNPELSP, encoded by the coding sequence GTGCTGCACGTCTACACCACCTATAAGGGCAAGTGGTACGGAGCTGCCGTTCAATTCATTGAGGGCTGGTTCCCGTCCACCAAGCTTTGCTGGGATTGCGGGTCACTGAACGACAATTTGACGCTCAGTGACCGAGAGTGGACGTGCCCATCGTGTGGAAGGCAGCATGTTCGCGACGTGACCGCTGCATGGAATATCCTGCAAGAGGCGGTTCGTCTTTTACTGGGGAACCCGGAATTAAGCCCCTAA
- a CDS encoding dienelactone hydrolase family protein: MADITSRWVKVVNGDLLIDAYLAAPTAPGCYPGVIVFQEIFGVNAHIRDVTERIAREGYVAIAPALYQRFAPQFEAGYTAADIDLGRQYKNQTKADELLSDTQATIAYLQGLEAVKGDAIGTIGFCFGGHVAYLVAQLPDIKATAAFYGAGITTMTPGGGLPTLAITPKIRGTLYAFFGDRDQSIPMEQVKEIERALHHHGIRHHIFIYPADHGFFCDQRDSYDAAAAHDAWTQVMHLFETVLKASTAPAQPSS; this comes from the coding sequence ATGGCAGACATTACCAGTCGTTGGGTAAAAGTGGTCAATGGTGATTTGCTCATTGATGCCTACTTGGCGGCACCCACCGCCCCGGGATGCTACCCTGGTGTCATTGTGTTTCAGGAGATTTTTGGGGTTAATGCCCATATCCGAGATGTGACGGAACGAATTGCCCGTGAGGGCTATGTGGCGATCGCCCCGGCGTTGTACCAACGCTTTGCGCCGCAGTTTGAAGCCGGTTACACCGCCGCTGACATTGACTTGGGGCGGCAGTACAAAAACCAAACGAAGGCCGATGAACTCCTCAGCGACACTCAGGCCACCATTGCTTACCTGCAAGGATTAGAGGCAGTTAAAGGGGATGCCATTGGCACCATCGGCTTTTGCTTTGGCGGGCATGTGGCCTACTTAGTGGCTCAGTTACCCGACATCAAGGCCACTGCTGCATTTTATGGCGCGGGCATTACCACCATGACCCCCGGTGGCGGCCTGCCCACCTTGGCCATAACCCCGAAAATTCGCGGGACGCTCTACGCCTTTTTTGGCGATCGCGATCAAAGTATTCCCATGGAGCAGGTTAAAGAGATTGAAAGGGCGCTGCACCACCATGGCATCCGCCATCACATCTTTATTTATCCGGCAGATCACGGCTTCTTTTGCGATCAGCGCGACAGTTACGATGCAGCGGCGGCTCACGATGCTTGGACGCAGGTGATGCACCTGTTTGAAACCGTGCTGAAAGCATCTACGGCTCCTGCCCAACCTAGTAGCTAG
- a CDS encoding 2-phosphosulfolactate phosphatase family protein codes for MKIYTYHTPERVPADWQPDCAIAVDVLRATTTIAAALAAGAEAVQVFSDLEELERTSQQWPAAKRVRVGERGGKKVAGFDMGNSPSECVPERVQGRRLFMSTTNGTRSLERIQASPLVLAAALVNRAAVAEFVHKHQPETIWVVGSGWQGSYSLEDTVCAGALVHCLWGQQDVSLETLAGNDETIAATALYRYYQEDLLTLFHHSSHGQRLLNLGNEADLKYCAQTDILEIVPWQIAAKVLTKA; via the coding sequence ATGAAAATCTATACCTACCACACGCCGGAGCGTGTTCCCGCCGATTGGCAGCCCGACTGCGCGATCGCAGTTGATGTATTACGTGCCACTACCACCATTGCGGCTGCCCTTGCTGCCGGAGCCGAGGCGGTACAGGTCTTTAGTGATCTTGAAGAGCTAGAGCGCACCAGCCAGCAGTGGCCGGCGGCAAAACGGGTGCGGGTCGGAGAGCGCGGTGGCAAGAAAGTTGCTGGCTTTGATATGGGCAACTCGCCGAGCGAGTGCGTGCCCGAGCGGGTGCAGGGGCGGCGGCTGTTTATGAGTACAACGAATGGTACCCGTTCTCTAGAGCGAATTCAAGCCAGTCCTCTGGTGCTGGCGGCGGCCTTAGTGAACCGTGCTGCGGTGGCTGAATTTGTCCATAAACATCAGCCCGAAACGATTTGGGTCGTGGGGTCGGGTTGGCAGGGGAGCTATTCGCTAGAGGATACGGTCTGCGCTGGTGCACTGGTCCACTGCCTGTGGGGGCAACAGGATGTCTCCCTTGAAACCTTGGCCGGAAATGATGAGACGATAGCGGCCACAGCACTCTACCGCTACTATCAAGAGGATCTACTGACTCTGTTTCACCACTCTAGCCATGGCCAGCGCCTCCTCAATCTTGGCAATGAGGCGGATCTTAAGTACTGTGCTCAGACCGATATTCTTGAGATTGTGCCGTGGCAGATTGCTGCCAAAGTATTGACTAAGGCCTAG
- a CDS encoding pyruvate kinase — translation MLTEPQTIAPTALLQSLLDLRHEVFKEGEARFQRWQPHIRRSQFLPSARNLAYYLALRWRDLRAIQMALMPWGLSSLGRIEARVLPNLDAVINTLGALCHSQQGLPPRPPLAAFFEGDRQLRQHTQELFGEIRGKRHVRIMVTLPTIAATDPQWSITLLRKGMNCARINCAHDDPATWQAMIANLRAAVHLTNQPCKILMDLGGPKPRVAEVFPEGARIKPNDRLYVCYNIDRSRAGVVQITCSLPEILPQLKVGDRVWLDDGHIGGQIVAKNEQGVELVLSHCKKGQRLKPDKGFNFPDSQLSLCPLTDRDRQHLDLIVQEADLIGYSYVQSAADIALLQSELTQRCGDRAQRLGIIAKIETLQAIRALPDLIVQAAGQQPFGIMIARGDLAVEIGYQRLAEMQEEILWLCEAAHVPVIWATQVLENLVKKGVPSRAEMTDAAMAERAECVMLNKGPYVGLAVDTLDDVLVRMEAHQQKKTPQLRALHSWQPSAPSY, via the coding sequence ATGCTGACTGAGCCACAAACGATTGCACCCACCGCCTTACTCCAGAGTCTTTTAGACTTACGCCATGAGGTGTTTAAGGAAGGGGAGGCTCGCTTTCAGCGCTGGCAACCCCACATTCGCCGTTCCCAGTTTCTGCCAAGTGCCCGGAATTTAGCTTACTATTTGGCCTTGCGCTGGCGGGATCTGCGTGCCATTCAAATGGCATTGATGCCTTGGGGGTTATCCTCCTTGGGGCGCATTGAAGCGCGGGTACTGCCTAACCTCGATGCGGTCATTAACACCTTGGGGGCACTGTGCCACTCTCAGCAGGGGTTGCCTCCGCGACCTCCCTTGGCAGCTTTTTTTGAGGGCGATCGCCAACTGCGGCAGCACACCCAAGAACTCTTCGGGGAGATCCGCGGCAAGCGCCATGTACGCATTATGGTAACACTGCCAACTATTGCTGCCACAGATCCACAGTGGAGCATTACCTTATTGCGCAAGGGGATGAACTGCGCCCGTATTAACTGTGCCCACGACGACCCCGCCACATGGCAGGCGATGATTGCCAATTTACGGGCGGCGGTGCACCTCACCAACCAGCCCTGTAAAATCCTGATGGATTTGGGCGGGCCAAAACCCCGGGTAGCAGAGGTGTTTCCTGAGGGGGCACGGATCAAGCCGAACGATCGCCTCTACGTGTGCTACAACATTGATCGCTCCCGTGCGGGTGTTGTTCAGATCACGTGCTCCCTACCGGAAATTTTGCCCCAGCTTAAGGTGGGCGATCGGGTGTGGCTGGACGATGGCCACATTGGCGGGCAGATTGTGGCAAAAAACGAGCAAGGGGTTGAGCTAGTCCTCAGCCATTGCAAAAAAGGCCAACGCCTGAAACCGGATAAAGGCTTTAACTTCCCGGATAGCCAACTGTCGTTGTGTCCCCTCACCGATCGCGATCGCCAACACCTTGATCTAATTGTTCAAGAGGCTGACCTCATCGGTTACTCCTACGTGCAGTCTGCGGCTGACATTGCGCTCCTACAATCAGAGCTTACCCAACGCTGTGGCGATCGCGCTCAGCGGCTCGGTATCATCGCCAAAATAGAAACTCTCCAAGCCATTCGTGCCCTGCCGGATCTCATAGTGCAGGCCGCAGGGCAGCAACCCTTTGGTATTATGATTGCCCGTGGCGATCTAGCCGTTGAAATTGGCTATCAACGGCTTGCGGAAATGCAAGAAGAAATTCTCTGGCTGTGCGAAGCCGCCCACGTCCCCGTCATCTGGGCCACTCAGGTCTTAGAAAATTTGGTCAAAAAAGGGGTGCCCTCCCGCGCAGAAATGACTGATGCGGCAATGGCAGAGCGGGCGGAGTGCGTCATGCTCAACAAAGGTCCCTACGTTGGCTTAGCCGTCGATACGCTGGATGATGTGCTGGTTCGCATGGAAGCCCATCAACAGAAGAAAACGCCTCAACTGCGTGCCCTACACTCTTGGCAACCCAGTGCGCCTAGCTACTAG
- a CDS encoding glutamyl-tRNA reductase, which yields MNIAVIGLSHKTAPVEVREKLSVPEDVRERALQHLCGYAHIQEATILSTCNRLEIYIVASDTEAGVREVHQFLSEWSHIPLRQLRPFLFILLHQDAVMHLMRVASGLDSLVIGEGQILSQVKRCHQLGQQYKAIGSILNRLFTTAIAAGKRVRTETSIGTGAVSISSAAVELADLRIPNLQHCRIAIVGAGKMSRLVVQHLIARGVKELRIINRSVERAQDLAQQFPDVRFELFTMTDLLPIVAAMDLIFTGTAATQPLLDRDNLGAVLTGDRPLSIIDISVPRNVHANVTELAAVQLYNVDDLEAVVAQNQEARRQLAQEAEAILEKELDTFLAWWHALETIPTIRCLREKMELIRTQELDKALSRLGSEFADKHQGVIEAMTRTIINKILHDPTVQLQSQQDLESRQRAMQTLQALFNLEPVEA from the coding sequence ATGAATATTGCTGTCATTGGATTAAGCCATAAAACTGCCCCCGTAGAGGTTCGCGAAAAACTCAGCGTGCCAGAGGATGTGCGGGAGCGAGCACTACAGCACCTCTGTGGCTATGCCCATATCCAAGAAGCAACGATTCTGAGTACCTGCAATCGTCTGGAAATCTACATTGTGGCCAGCGACACGGAAGCTGGGGTACGGGAGGTACACCAATTCCTCAGTGAATGGAGCCATATTCCCTTGCGGCAGTTGCGGCCATTCCTGTTTATTTTGCTGCACCAAGATGCTGTGATGCACCTGATGCGAGTCGCTTCGGGGTTAGATAGCCTCGTGATTGGCGAAGGCCAAATTCTCTCCCAAGTCAAGCGGTGCCACCAGTTGGGGCAGCAGTATAAAGCCATTGGGTCAATTCTGAATCGTCTGTTCACTACGGCGATCGCTGCGGGGAAGCGGGTGCGTACTGAAACCAGTATTGGTACCGGGGCAGTCTCCATTAGTTCCGCAGCAGTGGAGCTAGCGGATTTGCGAATCCCCAACCTGCAACACTGCCGCATTGCAATTGTGGGTGCGGGTAAAATGTCGCGTTTGGTGGTACAACACCTGATTGCCCGCGGAGTCAAGGAGCTACGTATTATTAACCGCTCTGTGGAGCGCGCCCAAGACCTCGCACAGCAGTTTCCGGATGTACGATTTGAACTTTTTACCATGACTGATTTGCTGCCGATTGTGGCCGCGATGGATTTAATTTTTACCGGCACCGCCGCAACGCAGCCCCTCTTGGATCGGGATAACCTAGGCGCAGTGCTCACGGGCGATCGCCCCCTATCTATCATTGATATTTCCGTGCCCCGAAATGTTCACGCCAACGTTACGGAACTAGCAGCCGTGCAGCTCTACAATGTGGACGATCTAGAAGCGGTGGTGGCTCAAAACCAAGAAGCCCGCCGCCAACTGGCGCAAGAAGCTGAAGCCATTCTTGAAAAGGAATTAGACACCTTCCTCGCATGGTGGCACGCTCTGGAAACCATCCCAACCATTCGTTGCCTGCGGGAAAAAATGGAGCTAATTCGCACCCAAGAACTCGACAAAGCCCTCTCGCGCCTCGGCAGTGAGTTTGCCGATAAGCACCAAGGGGTGATTGAGGCGATGACCCGAACCATTATTAACAAAATCCTCCACGACCCCACGGTACAATTGCAATCCCAGCAAGATTTAGAAAGTCGCCAGCGAGCCATGCAGACCCTCCAGGCGCTGTTTAATTTGGAGCCTGTGGAAGCCTAA
- a CDS encoding ABC transporter ATP-binding protein, which produces MVSASRATDWQLLQQLIPYLRPYRWALLGSGLLLVPLAAAAALQPIIIGQAIAFLKGEESTYAFLKPLSLTQGIDVLSMALLITVLLRFTMQAAQGYWIQKIGQQITADIRHDLFNHVLRLSSRFFDRTPVGKLITRLTSDVDALGDVFATGAVGVISDVFSMVVVILTMFFIDRTLATLLLALVLPITALIIYFQNRYRVANYKSREELSLLNANLQENIIGISVVQLFRREAFNSDLFRRRNQRYVAEVDRTIFYDSAVSATLEWIAFVAIAGVLWLGGALVEQRTIDFGTLATFILFSQRVFDPLRQLAEKFTTLQAGLTAIERITDLLTEPIDIQDPDPTVVQIAPHSPERGAVEFRDVWLAYKDDDYILQQVSFQIAAGEKVAIVGPTGAGKSSIIRLLCRLYEPSRGDVFVDGRNVREFTQAELRHHIGVILQDSFLFSGDVKSNITLGDAYTLEEIQRVAREMNIAEFIEQLPAGYDTLLRQRGTNLSAGQRQLLAFARVAIRNPQILVLDEATANLDVGTEVMIQAALNRLLVNRTAIIIAHRLATIRYVDRILVLKRGKLVEQGTHTELLERNGVYANLYRLQALSDMTEASA; this is translated from the coding sequence ATGGTATCTGCATCCCGCGCCACTGACTGGCAATTGTTACAGCAATTGATCCCCTACCTACGGCCTTACCGTTGGGCGCTCTTAGGCAGTGGTTTACTGCTAGTGCCCTTGGCCGCTGCCGCCGCCCTACAGCCCATTATCATTGGGCAGGCGATCGCCTTCCTTAAGGGGGAGGAGAGCACCTACGCTTTTCTCAAGCCCCTGTCGCTGACCCAAGGCATTGATGTTCTGAGTATGGCGCTGCTGATCACCGTGTTATTGCGGTTTACGATGCAGGCGGCCCAAGGGTATTGGATTCAGAAAATTGGTCAGCAGATTACCGCAGATATTCGCCACGACTTGTTTAACCATGTATTGCGGTTGTCCTCTCGCTTCTTTGATCGCACACCAGTGGGTAAGCTGATTACCCGCTTGACCAGTGATGTAGATGCCCTCGGCGATGTGTTTGCCACGGGTGCGGTGGGGGTGATCAGCGATGTCTTTTCCATGGTGGTGGTGATCCTCACCATGTTTTTTATTGATCGCACCCTAGCTACCCTGTTGCTAGCACTGGTGTTGCCCATTACGGCGCTCATTATCTATTTTCAGAATCGCTATCGGGTGGCCAATTACAAATCCCGCGAAGAGTTATCGCTCCTGAATGCCAACCTACAGGAAAATATTATTGGCATTAGCGTAGTGCAGTTGTTTCGGCGCGAGGCCTTTAATAGTGACTTATTCCGGCGGCGTAATCAACGCTACGTTGCTGAAGTGGATCGCACGATTTTTTACGATTCAGCGGTTTCGGCCACCCTAGAGTGGATTGCCTTTGTGGCGATCGCTGGGGTGCTGTGGTTAGGGGGTGCCTTAGTAGAGCAGCGCACGATTGACTTTGGTACCCTAGCCACATTTATTCTCTTTTCGCAGCGCGTGTTTGATCCACTCCGGCAACTGGCTGAGAAATTTACTACCCTGCAGGCGGGGCTAACGGCCATTGAGCGCATCACCGATCTGCTGACAGAGCCAATTGATATCCAAGACCCCGATCCCACCGTTGTACAGATCGCGCCACACAGCCCTGAGCGAGGAGCCGTCGAGTTTCGTGATGTTTGGCTGGCCTACAAAGACGATGACTATATCCTCCAACAGGTATCCTTTCAGATTGCGGCCGGTGAGAAGGTAGCTATCGTTGGCCCCACAGGGGCTGGTAAAAGCTCCATTATTCGCTTACTCTGCCGTCTTTACGAACCCAGTCGCGGCGATGTTTTTGTGGATGGTCGTAATGTTCGCGAGTTCACCCAAGCGGAACTGCGGCACCACATTGGCGTAATTTTGCAGGATAGCTTTTTGTTTTCCGGGGATGTGAAAAGCAACATTACCCTTGGTGATGCCTACACCCTCGAGGAGATTCAGCGGGTCGCAAGGGAGATGAACATTGCTGAGTTTATTGAGCAATTGCCCGCAGGTTACGACACCCTTCTACGGCAACGCGGCACAAATCTATCGGCAGGGCAACGGCAACTTCTCGCCTTTGCGCGGGTTGCCATCCGCAATCCACAAATTCTGGTACTGGACGAAGCCACAGCCAATCTTGATGTGGGTACCGAGGTCATGATTCAGGCAGCCTTGAACCGCCTTTTGGTGAATCGCACAGCCATTATCATTGCCCACCGCCTCGCCACTATTCGCTATGTGGATCGCATTTTAGTGCTCAAGCGCGGCAAACTGGTGGAGCAGGGCACCCACACTGAACTCTTGGAACGCAATGGGGTCTATGCCAATCTTTACCGCCTACAGGCCTTATCGGACATGACCGAGGCATCGGCCTAG
- the psb32 gene encoding photosystem II repair protein Psb32 yields MNWQVVWKRFVGCVGLGVIAIALMAMPVWATSAAEIPFPAGDSGVIDEGNVLSPITQSSLGRLLQEVAKKTGFNVHFVTVHRLDYGETPQTFVDTLFTEWFPDAAAQANQVIVALDTVTNGTAIRYGDAVAQTLSPETADSIVQETMRVPLRDGNYNQSVLDAGDRLSKVLQGEPDPGPPSFVK; encoded by the coding sequence ATGAATTGGCAAGTGGTTTGGAAACGCTTTGTTGGCTGTGTGGGGCTGGGTGTGATTGCGATCGCCCTCATGGCGATGCCGGTGTGGGCCACCAGTGCCGCAGAGATTCCTTTCCCCGCTGGCGACAGCGGAGTGATTGACGAAGGGAATGTGCTCAGCCCCATTACCCAAAGCAGCCTCGGTCGGCTTCTGCAAGAGGTTGCCAAGAAGACTGGCTTTAATGTTCACTTTGTCACGGTGCATCGACTGGACTATGGGGAAACACCGCAAACCTTTGTGGATACGTTGTTTACCGAATGGTTTCCCGATGCGGCTGCCCAAGCCAACCAAGTGATTGTTGCCCTTGATACGGTGACCAATGGTACGGCTATTCGTTACGGCGATGCCGTTGCCCAAACCCTCAGCCCAGAAACTGCCGACAGCATCGTCCAAGAAACCATGCGGGTACCGCTGCGCGATGGCAACTACAATCAATCAGTCTTAGATGCGGGCGATCGCCTCAGTAAGGTGCTCCAAGGAGAACCCGACCCAGGCCCCCCGTCATTCGTGAAGTGA
- a CDS encoding RNA-guided endonuclease InsQ/TnpB family protein — protein MRVIEAKLKGTQEQYQSLDEAIRTAQFVRNKCVRYWMDNKGVGRNDLYSHCKTLAQEFDFAKKLNSAARQASAERAWASISRFYTNCKNKEAKKGYPKFKKHCRSVEYKLSGWKLSADGLSITFTDGFNAGSFALYCNGEARQHILNSKINRVRVVRRADGYYAQFCLDVERKEQGEYTGNVIGIDLGLKHFYTDQNGNTVDCPKFLRRSERRLKQHQRRLSRKFKKGAKPQSKNYHKQRKRLGKVHLKVQRQRKDWAIKLARCVVASNDVVVYEDLQVKNLVKNHHLAKSIHDASWSQFTQWLDYYGKVWDKAVVSVPPQYTTQDCTHCGHRVPKTLSTRTHSCPKCGFELDRDQNAALNILKKGLSILGMEWQNSTFGQKGTGEKSRTTGEISTSAMDGKPEMVSAVAELVTRIPCL, from the coding sequence ATGAGAGTCATAGAAGCCAAGCTAAAGGGCACACAAGAGCAATATCAGTCTCTGGACGAAGCCATCCGTACCGCACAGTTTGTGCGCAACAAGTGTGTACGGTACTGGATGGACAACAAGGGTGTGGGCAGGAATGACCTCTATTCCCACTGCAAAACCTTGGCTCAAGAGTTTGATTTTGCTAAAAAGTTAAACTCAGCAGCCAGGCAAGCAAGTGCAGAACGGGCTTGGGCTTCTATCTCTCGGTTCTATACCAACTGCAAAAACAAGGAGGCAAAGAAGGGATACCCCAAATTCAAGAAGCATTGCCGCTCTGTAGAGTACAAGCTATCGGGTTGGAAGCTATCAGCGGATGGACTGTCCATCACCTTCACCGATGGCTTCAATGCTGGCTCGTTTGCTCTGTACTGCAATGGAGAGGCAAGACAGCATATCCTCAACTCTAAAATCAACCGAGTGCGAGTGGTACGCAGAGCAGACGGGTACTATGCCCAGTTCTGCTTGGATGTGGAGCGCAAAGAGCAGGGAGAGTACACAGGCAATGTCATCGGTATTGACTTGGGGTTAAAACACTTCTACACCGACCAGAACGGAAACACGGTCGATTGTCCTAAGTTTTTAAGACGTAGTGAACGGAGGTTAAAGCAACACCAACGCAGATTAAGTCGGAAGTTCAAGAAAGGGGCGAAACCTCAATCCAAGAACTACCACAAGCAAAGAAAGCGACTAGGCAAAGTACATCTGAAAGTTCAACGCCAACGTAAAGACTGGGCAATCAAGCTTGCTCGGTGCGTAGTGGCATCTAACGATGTCGTGGTGTATGAGGACTTGCAGGTGAAGAACCTAGTCAAGAATCATCATCTTGCCAAATCCATCCATGATGCTAGTTGGTCTCAGTTCACCCAATGGCTGGACTACTACGGGAAGGTGTGGGATAAGGCAGTAGTGTCAGTACCGCCACAATACACCACACAGGACTGTACTCATTGCGGTCATAGGGTGCCAAAAACTCTATCCACTAGAACCCATAGTTGTCCTAAGTGCGGGTTTGAGTTAGACAGAGACCAAAATGCGGCTTTGAACATCCTCAAGAAGGGGCTAAGCATCTTGGGGATGGAGTGGCAAAACAGTACCTTTGGGCAAAAGGGAACTGGGGAGAAATCCCGAACGACTGGGGAGATAAGCACCTCTGCTATGGATGGGAAACCTGAAATGGTAAGTGCTGTCGCTGAACTAGTAACAAGAATCCCCTGCCTTTAG
- a CDS encoding CHAT domain-containing protein has product MSFINAGTGNVDIFAGNSLRLTGAFTVDGILTSIYGNAINIFINSDTFFLVGNPAVNGTLGALVTPNSVIAPLANGNPTILSGTVERGNIRFQNLGPNLVSNPCSQLQYSNNECTQAANNVLQPPPPAIIPPLQPPSELPPVLFPQEIALALENNDLENALILLDQMGCQEVSSYFGRTCDADELSLAQIQAILNEIAKQTGKKPAVIYMLNRPEQTDLLMVTPEGEPIYQAVKGVGQAQVLKAAEEFMNNVRDPRLVNTRTYLPASQQLYQWLIAPLRPQLETQGIETLVFVLDGGMRGVPIAALHDGQGFLVERFSVGLVPSMSLMDTRYRNVQQGRILAMGASEFVDQSPLPAVPIELAQITDDLGGGKEFLNEAFTISNLQAQRRSGAYQVIHLATHAEFQPGSPENSYIAFRDSRLNLLQLRNLQLYRPDTELLTLSACRTAVGDLGAELGFAGLAAQSGIKSVLASLWYVSDEGTLALMTEFYHQLNTAPIKAEALRQAQLAMLRGDVQVKGNQLQTPRGSIPLPPDVARGGGDRRLSHPYYWSAFTMIGSPW; this is encoded by the coding sequence TTGAGTTTTATTAATGCTGGCACTGGAAACGTCGATATTTTTGCAGGTAATTCGTTGCGACTAACGGGAGCCTTTACTGTTGACGGCATTCTCACCAGCATCTATGGCAATGCCATTAATATTTTTATTAATAGTGATACCTTTTTCTTGGTTGGTAATCCAGCGGTCAATGGTACGCTTGGTGCGCTGGTGACCCCCAATTCAGTGATTGCCCCCCTAGCGAATGGCAATCCAACGATTCTTTCGGGAACGGTTGAGCGTGGCAATATTCGCTTCCAGAATTTAGGCCCTAATCTGGTCTCTAATCCTTGCTCGCAGTTGCAGTACAGTAACAATGAGTGTACTCAGGCGGCCAACAATGTATTGCAACCTCCACCACCGGCAATAATTCCGCCGTTGCAGCCCCCTTCTGAGCTTCCACCAGTCCTGTTTCCACAAGAGATTGCCCTTGCTCTAGAGAATAATGACTTAGAAAATGCCCTAATTTTGCTCGATCAGATGGGGTGCCAAGAGGTCAGCAGTTACTTTGGGCGCACCTGTGATGCGGATGAGCTATCGCTGGCGCAAATTCAGGCCATCCTCAACGAAATTGCCAAGCAAACGGGCAAGAAACCTGCGGTCATTTACATGCTCAACCGTCCTGAGCAAACGGATCTCTTGATGGTGACTCCTGAGGGTGAGCCAATTTATCAAGCCGTGAAGGGGGTAGGGCAAGCGCAAGTTCTCAAAGCTGCTGAGGAGTTCATGAACAATGTGCGGGATCCGCGGCTCGTCAATACCCGTACCTACTTGCCAGCATCGCAACAGCTTTATCAATGGTTGATTGCGCCGCTGCGTCCGCAACTGGAGACTCAAGGGATAGAAACGCTGGTCTTTGTCCTGGATGGTGGGATGCGAGGGGTTCCTATAGCGGCACTGCACGATGGTCAAGGTTTTTTGGTGGAGCGCTTTAGCGTTGGGCTAGTACCCAGTATGAGCTTAATGGATACCCGCTACCGCAATGTTCAGCAGGGGCGCATCCTGGCTATGGGAGCCTCGGAGTTTGTGGATCAGTCGCCATTACCGGCGGTACCGATTGAATTGGCTCAGATCACAGACGATTTGGGGGGTGGGAAAGAGTTTTTGAATGAGGCGTTCACCATTTCTAATCTTCAGGCCCAACGGCGGAGTGGAGCTTATCAGGTGATCCATTTGGCCACCCACGCGGAGTTCCAGCCGGGGTCTCCAGAAAATTCCTATATTGCGTTTAGGGATAGCCGCTTGAATCTGTTGCAGTTGCGCAATTTGCAGCTCTACCGCCCAGATACTGAACTGTTGACCTTGAGTGCGTGTCGAACCGCTGTTGGCGATTTGGGGGCAGAGTTAGGCTTTGCTGGTTTGGCAGCGCAGTCAGGGATCAAGTCGGTGCTGGCCAGTTTGTGGTACGTCAGTGATGAGGGAACCTTGGCCTTGATGACTGAGTTTTATCATCAATTGAATACGGCACCGATTAAGGCTGAAGCGTTGCGGCAGGCGCAGTTAGCGATGCTGCGGGGGGACGTTCAAGTCAAGGGCAATCAACTGCAAACCCCACGGGGATCAATTCCGCTGCCGCCAGACGTGGCTCGTGGCGGGGGCGATCGCCGCCTCAGCCATCCCTACTATTGGTCTGCGTTTACGATGATTGGCAGCCCGTGGTAG